From the Shewanella amazonensis SB2B genome, one window contains:
- a CDS encoding beta-mannosidase, with protein sequence MTTHSFEPFGQSLNSLGQSMDLGGQWQFRQQGKAEWLPAQVPGCNFTDLLANGLIDDPFYRDNEEKLQWIEQEDWQYRKTFSLDTDWWQNDEVQLVADGLDTYCDLYLNGHKLGDSRNMFIGQRISCKSLLKVGENLLEIHFRSPIKETLPLHQAAGFTYPAENDKSVEKLSVYNRKAPCHFGWDWGPRFVTSGIWRAIGLQGIKRGRIDGVHFVQHSLSSDKAEFSFDVSLALCNTDNQEGELSLRVACPAAPELNREVPLNRDVPLTEQSALRLDFELTNPNLWWPNGLGEAHLYEFHFTLLAGDEPLAQHSQAVGLRTLEVINEADGMGQSFYLRVNGQPVFMKGANYIPGDSFIHRMTPDRHQADFDAVVDANMNMLRVWGGGVYQDEVFYRLADENGILIWQDFMFACSLYPADEAFLDNVREEAVYNIKRLRNHPCLALWCGNNEVDMGIKHWQWPEKFGYSDELYARLKNDYIRLFDECLPGAVAELDAGRFYLRSSPIGFWEEDMDHIGNHHYWGVWHGEEPFSEYQKRIPRFMSEFGFQSFPLASSMARFTEETDWHLESSVLRVHQKHPRGNKLIRSYMEQEYRDPENFPRLLFLSQVQQAEGLKLAFEAHRAARPFCMGSLYWQLNDTWPAASWSGIDYYGRWKALHYQAKRSFRTDLLVVDEVDGAVRVRLVSDRLKSVKARLVLELLDFDGNCLWQEQQALDTPKNTSTQVCQLERASLLGEHNPCQLMLRGRLLDEQGQLLTDCLYYFVPSKDLALKTPALTLEPSFDAEGLRLTLNTNTLIRQCHLELPEVAGNCSGHCSGNFSDNFFDLVPGEPKCIHIALLGMDEDTKAALVKGIRCQSLVQEETQ encoded by the coding sequence ATGACAACACATTCCTTCGAGCCTTTTGGTCAATCTCTGAACTCTTTGGGGCAATCAATGGACCTGGGCGGCCAGTGGCAATTTCGTCAGCAGGGTAAAGCCGAATGGCTTCCGGCTCAGGTGCCCGGCTGTAACTTTACCGACCTGCTCGCCAATGGTCTGATTGACGACCCCTTCTATCGGGACAATGAAGAAAAGCTGCAATGGATTGAGCAAGAGGACTGGCAGTATCGCAAGACCTTTAGTCTGGATACTGACTGGTGGCAAAACGATGAGGTGCAACTGGTCGCCGATGGCCTGGATACCTATTGCGACCTGTACCTCAATGGCCATAAGCTTGGCGACAGTCGCAACATGTTTATTGGCCAGCGTATTTCCTGTAAGTCGCTGCTGAAGGTCGGGGAAAACCTGCTGGAGATTCATTTTCGTTCACCCATTAAGGAAACCCTGCCGCTGCATCAGGCGGCGGGCTTTACCTATCCGGCGGAAAACGACAAGTCGGTCGAGAAACTCAGTGTGTACAATCGCAAGGCGCCCTGCCATTTTGGCTGGGACTGGGGCCCAAGGTTTGTCACCAGTGGCATCTGGCGTGCCATCGGTCTGCAGGGAATCAAACGAGGCCGTATTGATGGGGTGCATTTTGTGCAGCATAGCCTCAGCAGTGACAAGGCTGAGTTCAGCTTCGATGTGAGCCTGGCGCTGTGCAATACAGACAATCAGGAAGGCGAGCTGAGTCTGCGGGTTGCGTGCCCGGCTGCGCCCGAGCTTAACCGGGAAGTGCCACTTAACCGTGACGTGCCGCTGACTGAACAATCCGCGCTGCGATTGGACTTCGAGCTCACCAATCCCAATCTCTGGTGGCCCAATGGTCTGGGTGAAGCCCACCTATATGAGTTCCATTTTACCTTGCTCGCCGGCGATGAGCCGTTGGCACAGCACAGCCAGGCCGTTGGTCTGCGTACCCTGGAAGTCATCAACGAAGCTGATGGCATGGGGCAATCCTTCTACCTCAGGGTCAATGGCCAGCCGGTGTTTATGAAGGGGGCCAACTATATTCCCGGTGACAGCTTTATCCACCGCATGACACCCGATCGTCATCAGGCTGACTTTGACGCCGTGGTGGATGCCAACATGAATATGCTGCGGGTATGGGGCGGTGGTGTGTATCAGGATGAGGTCTTTTATCGCCTGGCCGATGAAAACGGCATCCTGATTTGGCAGGATTTTATGTTCGCCTGCTCCCTGTACCCGGCCGATGAAGCCTTTCTGGACAACGTCCGCGAAGAAGCGGTTTATAACATCAAGCGCCTGCGCAATCATCCCTGTTTGGCACTCTGGTGCGGCAACAACGAAGTGGACATGGGTATCAAGCATTGGCAGTGGCCTGAGAAGTTTGGCTACAGCGATGAACTCTATGCCCGCCTGAAGAACGACTACATCCGCTTGTTCGATGAGTGTCTGCCTGGGGCCGTGGCCGAGTTGGACGCCGGACGCTTTTATTTGCGCTCGTCCCCCATAGGCTTCTGGGAAGAAGACATGGACCACATAGGCAATCACCATTACTGGGGGGTGTGGCACGGCGAGGAGCCCTTCAGCGAATATCAGAAACGTATTCCCCGCTTTATGAGTGAGTTCGGCTTTCAGTCGTTCCCGCTGGCCTCGTCCATGGCGCGTTTTACCGAGGAGACTGACTGGCATCTGGAATCAAGCGTGCTCAGGGTGCATCAGAAACACCCCCGGGGTAACAAGCTTATTCGCAGCTACATGGAGCAGGAATACCGGGATCCGGAAAACTTCCCACGACTGTTGTTTTTAAGTCAGGTACAACAGGCAGAAGGCCTGAAGCTGGCGTTTGAGGCCCACAGGGCTGCGCGGCCATTTTGCATGGGCAGCCTCTACTGGCAGCTTAACGACACCTGGCCCGCGGCGTCCTGGTCCGGTATCGATTATTACGGCCGCTGGAAGGCGCTGCACTATCAGGCCAAACGCAGTTTCCGCACCGACCTGCTGGTGGTGGATGAGGTCGATGGCGCTGTTCGTGTCCGTTTGGTGAGCGACCGCCTGAAGTCGGTTAAGGCAAGGCTCGTGCTTGAGCTGCTGGACTTTGATGGCAACTGCCTGTGGCAGGAGCAGCAAGCGCTTGATACCCCAAAAAATACCAGCACCCAGGTATGCCAGTTGGAGAGGGCAAGCCTGCTTGGCGAGCACAATCCCTGTCAGCTGATGCTGAGGGGACGCCTGCTGGATGAGCAGGGGCAACTGCTGACCGATTGCCTGTATTATTTTGTGCCGAGCAAAGATCTGGCACTGAAAACGCCGGCGCTGACCCTTGAGCCAAGCTTCGATGCTGAGGGGCTCCGCCTGACCCTTAACACCAATACGCTTATTCGCCAGTGCCATTTGGAGCTGCCTGAAGTTGCCGGTAATTGCTCTGGTCATTGCTCTGGTAATTTTTCCGACAACTTCTTCGATTTGGTCCCCGGCGAGCCAAAGTGCATCCACATTGCTTTACTGGGCATGGATGAGGATACCAAGGCGGCTCTGGTGAAGGGCATTCGCTGTCAATCCCTGGTGCAGGAGGAAACCCAATGA
- a CDS encoding sodium:solute symporter family protein: MTLAWVDLLVIGAYLLGTLGLGVYISRLASRDMNAYFLAGKEIPWWALGVSNASGMFDIAGTMWLVSMCFVYGLKSAWLPWVWPIFNQVFLMVYLSVWLRRSNVMTGAQWLQTRFGSGRGAELCQLVVVIFAIVSAIGFIAYAFKGIGKFAAIFFPWQLSPDTYALIIFAVTCLYVIKGGMYSVVFTEVMQFVIMTIAAVAVGLIAINLVTPEQIKAATPEGWDNIWFGWQLDLNWQGLIDSVNDKIRADSLELIGLMIMMMLFKGVLFSMAGPVPNYDMQRILATRSPKEAAKMSGLVSLVMFFPRYMMVAGLTVLALVYMGPEIQAQGGSFDFEQILPYAIHNFVPVGLTGLLIAGLLAAFMSTLAASLNAAPVYFVNDIYKRYFRPDAEERTYVKVSYLVSLVLVLIGVGLGLMLSSINEIMQWIFGALFGGYAAANLLKWHWWRFNAYGYFWGMMAGLLASLCLPLFMPGTHPLFAFPLLLALSLAGSILGTLATRPEPDEVLCAFYRQVRPWGCWGPVHDKVKEADPGFDADTHPLRDMVNILVGMAWQICLVALPIYLVIQQWTQVWVALALAILTSWFLKKNWLDKLKD, from the coding sequence ATGACCCTGGCATGGGTGGATTTACTGGTTATAGGCGCGTATCTGCTGGGCACGTTGGGGCTTGGGGTTTATATCTCCCGCCTTGCCAGCAGAGACATGAATGCCTACTTTCTGGCGGGTAAGGAAATCCCCTGGTGGGCGCTTGGGGTTTCCAACGCCTCGGGCATGTTCGACATCGCGGGCACCATGTGGCTGGTGTCCATGTGTTTTGTTTACGGCCTGAAGAGTGCCTGGCTGCCCTGGGTGTGGCCCATCTTCAATCAGGTATTCCTGATGGTTTACCTGTCGGTGTGGCTGCGCCGCTCCAACGTGATGACAGGGGCCCAGTGGCTGCAGACCCGCTTTGGCAGTGGCAGGGGCGCCGAGTTGTGCCAGCTGGTGGTGGTGATATTTGCCATTGTCAGCGCCATCGGCTTTATCGCCTATGCCTTTAAAGGCATTGGAAAATTCGCGGCCATTTTCTTCCCGTGGCAGCTCTCGCCAGACACCTATGCCCTGATTATTTTTGCCGTTACCTGCCTGTATGTGATTAAGGGCGGCATGTATTCGGTGGTGTTTACCGAGGTGATGCAGTTTGTGATCATGACCATAGCCGCCGTGGCCGTGGGCCTGATTGCCATTAATCTGGTCACCCCGGAGCAAATCAAGGCCGCCACCCCGGAGGGCTGGGATAACATCTGGTTTGGGTGGCAGCTCGATCTCAACTGGCAGGGACTGATTGACAGCGTGAACGACAAGATTCGCGCCGACAGTCTGGAGCTGATTGGTCTGATGATCATGATGATGCTGTTCAAGGGCGTGCTCTTTTCCATGGCGGGCCCTGTGCCCAACTACGATATGCAGCGCATTCTGGCGACCCGCTCCCCCAAGGAGGCGGCCAAGATGAGCGGCCTGGTGTCTTTGGTGATGTTTTTCCCCCGTTACATGATGGTGGCCGGTCTTACTGTGCTGGCGCTGGTGTATATGGGGCCGGAAATCCAGGCCCAGGGGGGCAGCTTCGACTTCGAGCAAATTCTGCCCTATGCCATCCATAACTTTGTGCCCGTGGGCCTGACTGGGCTGCTGATAGCCGGTTTGCTGGCGGCTTTTATGTCGACCCTGGCGGCATCGCTCAATGCCGCTCCCGTGTACTTTGTGAATGACATCTACAAGCGCTATTTCCGCCCGGATGCCGAGGAGAGAACCTACGTTAAGGTCAGCTATCTGGTGTCTCTGGTGCTGGTGCTGATTGGCGTGGGTCTGGGGCTGATGCTCTCCAGCATCAACGAGATCATGCAGTGGATCTTTGGTGCCCTCTTTGGCGGCTATGCCGCGGCCAATCTACTGAAGTGGCATTGGTGGCGCTTTAATGCCTATGGCTACTTCTGGGGCATGATGGCGGGCTTGCTGGCGTCCTTGTGTCTGCCACTCTTTATGCCGGGTACTCATCCGCTGTTTGCCTTCCCGCTGCTGCTGGCGCTGAGTCTGGCCGGCTCTATCTTGGGGACGCTGGCGACCCGTCCTGAGCCGGACGAGGTGCTGTGCGCCTTCTACCGTCAGGTACGCCCCTGGGGCTGCTGGGGGCCGGTGCATGACAAGGTCAAGGAAGCCGATCCCGGCTTCGACGCGGATACACACCCACTGCGGGATATGGTCAATATTCTGGTCGGTATGGCCTGGCAAATCTGTTTGGTGGCCTTGCCCATCTACCTGGTTATCCAGCAATGGACTCAGGTGTGGGTGGCACTGGCACTGGCGATACTGACATCCTGGTTCCTGAAGAAAAACTGGTTGGATAAGTTGAAAGATTAA
- a CDS encoding GH92 family glycosyl hydrolase, which translates to MKTITLKEGALSLPRLTPLLLTPTLLTFSLLTAVGCTTTHGTSNAQQVHAESPAQSEALNHVDPFIGTGGHGHTFPGALVPFGMVQLSPDNPSKGWDWTSGYHYSDDTLLGFSHTHLSGTGVGDMLDVLVMPFRGDFLSRPRDDKDRIFTHYGHDKESATPGYYSLYLPEEQVQVELTASTRAGVHRYRFDGDTDAKLLIDLGYAQNYDKPVVTFLRVEDEHTLSGYRLSTGWAKNQPLYFVAKFDQPFSHQLYSENQPIKGEQLQAEKGRIVLNFGFSSTGSLSTGSSSAASSAEKTAKVVEARVALSYTSIAGAKANLKAEVADLSFAQIKANARQAWAQQLGKFEVEDGNEVNKTKFYTALYHAFVAPQVFHDVDGAFFGADGAAHANPGYGRYSLFSLWDTFRALHPLLTVSNPERVDDMVKSMLGFYDETGLLPTWDLMSNETDVMIGYHAVPVIVDAYLKGLTTADPEHIYAAIKASAMQDRFGIDKFREYGFVPSDLEIEAVSKTLEYAFDDWAIAQMAKALGKTEDYQVFNQRAQSYKTLFDAETGFMRGKDHQGNWVTPFNPTYVEHRNTDYTEANAWQYSFFVPHDVPGLMALYGNEQRFVAKLDELFSTSSEMQGDVSPDISGLIGQYAHGNEPVHHVAYLYAFTDKKQQGEARIKEIRDTMYLAQPDGLAGNDDLGQMSAWYVFSALGFYPLNPVGGDYVLGTPQFAKATVMLPNGKAFKVIKKGEGWVKALWLNGKKHDSAILTHQQLLDGGELVFELAE; encoded by the coding sequence ATGAAAACAATAACTCTGAAAGAGGGCGCCCTGTCCTTACCACGTCTGACACCCTTGTTGTTAACCCCAACGCTGTTGACCTTCTCCTTACTCACGGCAGTGGGCTGTACGACTACCCACGGCACCTCAAATGCTCAGCAGGTGCACGCCGAGTCCCCGGCGCAAAGCGAAGCCCTCAACCATGTGGATCCTTTTATCGGCACAGGTGGCCATGGTCACACCTTTCCCGGTGCTTTGGTCCCCTTTGGCATGGTGCAGTTGAGCCCGGATAACCCATCCAAGGGCTGGGATTGGACCTCGGGTTATCACTATTCTGACGATACCTTGCTGGGCTTCAGCCACACCCACTTATCAGGCACTGGCGTGGGCGACATGCTGGATGTGCTGGTGATGCCCTTTCGCGGCGACTTTCTGAGCCGCCCAAGAGACGACAAAGACCGTATCTTCACCCACTATGGCCATGACAAAGAGAGTGCGACGCCGGGCTATTACAGCCTGTATTTGCCGGAAGAACAGGTGCAGGTGGAGCTGACCGCCTCCACCCGCGCCGGGGTTCACCGCTACCGCTTTGATGGTGACACAGATGCAAAGCTATTGATTGATTTGGGTTATGCCCAAAACTACGACAAACCCGTGGTGACCTTCCTGCGGGTCGAAGATGAGCACACCTTAAGTGGTTATCGGTTATCTACCGGTTGGGCCAAAAATCAGCCGCTGTATTTTGTGGCGAAATTTGATCAGCCCTTCAGTCATCAACTCTACAGCGAAAACCAGCCCATCAAGGGTGAGCAGCTACAGGCCGAAAAAGGCCGCATAGTGCTGAACTTTGGTTTTTCGTCGACCGGTTCTTTGTCGACCGGTTCTTCGTCGGCTGCTTCTTCTGCCGAGAAAACTGCAAAAGTGGTGGAGGCCAGGGTCGCCCTGTCTTACACCAGCATTGCCGGTGCCAAGGCGAACCTGAAGGCCGAAGTGGCCGACCTGAGCTTTGCCCAAATCAAAGCCAATGCCCGTCAGGCCTGGGCGCAGCAGCTTGGAAAGTTCGAGGTTGAAGACGGCAACGAGGTCAACAAGACCAAGTTTTACACCGCGCTCTACCATGCCTTTGTCGCGCCCCAGGTATTCCATGATGTGGATGGCGCCTTTTTCGGTGCCGATGGTGCCGCCCATGCCAACCCGGGCTATGGCCGTTATTCATTGTTCTCACTCTGGGACACCTTCAGGGCTCTGCATCCGCTGCTGACGGTCAGCAACCCCGAGCGGGTCGATGACATGGTCAAGTCCATGCTGGGCTTTTATGACGAGACCGGGCTACTGCCCACCTGGGACCTGATGTCCAACGAAACCGACGTGATGATTGGATACCATGCGGTGCCCGTGATTGTGGACGCCTATCTAAAGGGTTTAACAACCGCGGACCCAGAACACATCTACGCCGCCATCAAGGCCTCGGCAATGCAGGATAGATTTGGCATCGACAAGTTCCGGGAATACGGCTTCGTGCCTTCGGATCTGGAAATTGAGGCCGTGTCCAAAACCCTGGAATATGCCTTCGATGACTGGGCAATAGCACAAATGGCCAAAGCGCTTGGCAAAACTGAAGACTATCAGGTGTTCAATCAACGTGCTCAGAGCTACAAAACCCTGTTTGACGCTGAAACCGGCTTTATGCGCGGCAAGGATCATCAAGGTAACTGGGTAACGCCTTTCAATCCCACCTATGTGGAGCACCGCAACACCGACTACACCGAGGCCAATGCCTGGCAGTACAGCTTCTTTGTGCCCCATGACGTACCGGGCCTAATGGCCTTGTACGGAAATGAGCAGCGCTTTGTGGCCAAACTGGATGAGCTTTTCTCCACCAGTTCTGAGATGCAGGGGGATGTATCCCCGGATATTTCAGGGCTTATTGGCCAATACGCCCACGGCAATGAGCCTGTGCATCATGTTGCCTACCTGTATGCCTTTACCGATAAAAAGCAGCAAGGTGAAGCGCGTATCAAAGAAATCCGTGACACCATGTATCTGGCGCAGCCCGATGGTCTGGCCGGAAACGATGACCTGGGTCAGATGTCGGCCTGGTATGTGTTCAGCGCTTTGGGCTTCTATCCGCTGAATCCCGTTGGCGGCGACTACGTACTCGGCACCCCTCAGTTCGCCAAAGCGACCGTGATGCTGCCCAATGGCAAAGCGTTCAAGGTAATCAAGAAAGGCGAGGGATGGGTGAAGGCCCTGTGGCTTAATGGCAAAAAGCACGATAGCGCCATCCTCACCCATCAGCAGCTATTGGACGGCGGAGAACTGGTTTTCGAATTGGCTGAATAA
- a CDS encoding helix-turn-helix transcriptional regulator, translated as MADVVAIVGLSESTIRRKMDDGTFPRSVVISDGRKAFRSQDIEAWLKSLV; from the coding sequence ATGGCTGATGTAGTTGCAATAGTTGGTCTTAGTGAATCAACCATAAGACGGAAAATGGATGATGGTACATTTCCCAGGTCTGTTGTCATCAGCGATGGAAGGAAGGCGTTTCGGTCTCAGGACATTGAAGCGTGGCTGAAATCTCTCGTGTAA
- a CDS encoding metallophosphoesterase gives MNIRLYSDLHIEFEDFHAPADGADVVVLAGDVDVGVRGIDWIVRQEFSCPVIYVMGNHEYYNHRYPSLLGKVKQHAAGKNIHILENESVEIDGVRFHGATLWADFKLFGDPRVAGYECQQVMRDYKKIRKEPSYSKLRSIDVASIHNQSLSWLAESLASSKSSVNVVVTHHAPSMLSVPAYYQDNLVTAAYASDLSAFIDEHKPDYWLHGHLHTSSNYYLGACQVLANPKGYKGEVNESFDPSFSLTLAKRGV, from the coding sequence ATGAATATACGACTTTACAGCGACTTACACATCGAATTTGAAGACTTCCATGCTCCAGCCGATGGCGCGGACGTCGTTGTGCTGGCCGGAGACGTAGACGTTGGTGTGAGAGGCATTGACTGGATAGTGCGGCAGGAGTTTAGCTGTCCGGTGATTTATGTGATGGGCAACCATGAGTACTATAACCATCGCTACCCAAGCCTGCTAGGTAAGGTGAAGCAGCATGCTGCTGGCAAGAATATTCATATCCTCGAAAACGAGAGTGTTGAGATTGATGGTGTGCGGTTTCATGGTGCCACGCTGTGGGCGGACTTCAAGCTGTTCGGTGACCCTCGGGTGGCTGGTTACGAGTGCCAACAAGTGATGAGGGATTACAAGAAAATCCGCAAAGAACCCTCTTACTCAAAGTTGAGATCCATTGATGTGGCCAGTATTCATAATCAGTCTCTAAGTTGGCTTGCCGAAAGCCTAGCCAGCTCCAAGAGTTCTGTAAATGTGGTGGTTACTCACCATGCGCCGAGCATGCTGTCGGTTCCAGCGTACTACCAGGACAACTTAGTGACAGCGGCCTATGCTTCCGATTTGAGTGCTTTTATTGATGAGCATAAACCAGACTACTGGCTGCATGGGCATTTACACACAAGCTCGAATTACTATCTGGGCGCATGCCAGGTTCTGGCTAATCCCAAGGGCTATAAGGGCGAAGTCAATGAAAGCTTTGACCCAAGCTTTAGCCTAACGCTGGCGAAGCGCGGTGTGTGA
- a CDS encoding DUF6980 family protein — translation MNHCCEQMRGQANYRCDLHADALECPDHLIKSSDKFNEYGIVIHDGGTSSITIQFCPWCGARLPESKRDQWFDELERLGYDDPLGQEIPEKYKSSEWYRA, via the coding sequence ATGAATCACTGCTGCGAGCAAATGAGAGGCCAGGCAAATTACAGGTGTGATCTTCATGCTGATGCACTTGAATGCCCAGACCACCTAATCAAGTCCTCTGATAAATTCAATGAGTACGGGATAGTTATTCATGACGGTGGTACGTCTTCAATCACGATCCAGTTTTGTCCCTGGTGCGGCGCAAGGCTACCTGAATCAAAGCGTGACCAATGGTTCGATGAGCTAGAAAGGCTCGGATATGACGACCCACTTGGGCAAGAAATACCTGAAAAGTACAAAAGCAGTGAGTGGTATCGCGCCTAA
- a CDS encoding P-loop NTPase family protein, translated as MKKVAVFGKPGSGKSTVSKALALSNELPLYQLDSIVYKPNGEFVAREVFDAAHNDILSSESWIIDGFGPISSFNERLAAADTLVYIDLPYSISYWFVTKRCLKGLFIKPEGWPEGSSILKGTLNSYKTLKLCPKFWNDEFLSKLMGYSSTKKVYIIKTVSELNDFALAKTK; from the coding sequence ATGAAAAAGGTAGCCGTTTTTGGAAAGCCCGGTAGCGGAAAATCCACAGTAAGCAAAGCTTTAGCGTTATCGAATGAGCTCCCGCTTTATCAACTAGACTCAATTGTTTATAAGCCAAATGGTGAGTTCGTAGCACGAGAGGTATTTGATGCCGCACATAACGATATTTTGAGTTCAGAATCGTGGATTATTGATGGTTTTGGTCCTATCAGTTCCTTTAACGAGCGTTTAGCGGCAGCTGATACCCTCGTATACATTGATCTCCCTTACTCTATTAGCTACTGGTTTGTAACTAAACGCTGCTTGAAAGGGCTCTTTATCAAGCCTGAGGGTTGGCCTGAAGGGAGCTCAATATTGAAAGGTACATTGAATAGCTATAAGACACTCAAGTTATGCCCTAAATTCTGGAACGATGAATTCTTATCTAAGCTAATGGGATACTCGAGTACTAAAAAAGTCTACATAATCAAAACAGTGTCTGAGTTAAATGACTTTGCTTTAGCGAAAACTAAATAG
- a CDS encoding SOS response-associated peptidase, which produces MNVIADPLCQWVGEILGLDFHASDNRDLRPTQTVATLVHEQGSLKQLDTAWGIKPAWAKQILINAQAETVMQKPTFKRAFSEHRCLVPCSGWYEWRQEQGTDGREKGRKVKYLFSAANNKPLLMAGLVFNEPTGAKLVTLTTAPIPSCAPYHNRMPLFIDPDNIDFWFCSTPEQLQPLLQNEHSLGILVEAQH; this is translated from the coding sequence ATGAATGTAATAGCCGATCCGTTGTGCCAGTGGGTTGGTGAGATCCTCGGGCTGGACTTTCACGCCAGCGACAATAGGGATTTACGCCCGACACAGACAGTTGCGACCCTAGTGCATGAACAAGGCTCGCTTAAGCAGCTGGATACGGCTTGGGGCATTAAGCCAGCCTGGGCGAAGCAGATCCTTATCAATGCACAGGCTGAAACCGTCATGCAAAAGCCAACCTTCAAACGCGCCTTTTCTGAACATAGATGCCTGGTGCCCTGCTCAGGCTGGTACGAATGGCGTCAGGAGCAAGGCACTGACGGTAGAGAAAAAGGTCGAAAGGTTAAGTACCTCTTCAGCGCCGCCAACAACAAGCCGTTGTTGATGGCCGGACTCGTATTCAACGAACCCACCGGAGCCAAGTTGGTTACCCTAACCACAGCCCCGATACCCAGCTGCGCCCCGTACCACAACCGCATGCCGCTGTTTATCGACCCAGACAACATCGATTTCTGGTTCTGTTCTACGCCAGAACAGCTTCAGCCACTGCTGCAAAATGAGCACAGCTTGGGGATTTTGGTGGAAGCACAGCACTGA
- a CDS encoding phospholipase D-like domain-containing protein, which produces MEDLNKFQIDNDGNYNERFIDNSIESPTGTKVYFRDIENHLLAHIKQADAVFGAVAWLTSYSILDALAEKDNVSIIVQKEDFLRPDVGSRTDFKSTLRTKYNNLTCVLTRYSFGNILSSVSVLGDPSIEPVRCVGNHNRDKTPAFPRMHNKFLIFAKVEASLEEYGIEKVTPYAVWTGSFNLTKNATMSLENALYITEPAIVEAYFKEYGQIAAMSEELDWRSDWVAPEWRIGT; this is translated from the coding sequence ATGGAAGATCTAAATAAGTTCCAAATCGATAATGATGGGAATTATAACGAAAGATTCATCGATAACAGCATCGAATCACCAACAGGCACAAAAGTATATTTTCGAGACATAGAAAATCACCTGCTTGCGCATATCAAACAAGCTGACGCGGTCTTTGGGGCGGTTGCCTGGTTGACTAGTTACTCAATTCTTGACGCATTGGCTGAAAAAGATAATGTTTCAATAATTGTTCAAAAAGAAGATTTTCTTCGGCCAGATGTTGGCTCAAGAACTGATTTTAAAAGTACCCTGCGAACTAAATATAATAATTTAACTTGTGTTCTTACTCGGTATTCATTTGGGAATATATTGAGTTCAGTATCAGTTCTTGGTGATCCTTCTATTGAACCAGTTAGGTGCGTTGGTAACCATAATAGAGATAAAACACCTGCTTTTCCCCGAATGCACAATAAGTTTTTAATTTTTGCAAAAGTAGAAGCCAGCCTAGAAGAATATGGTATTGAAAAAGTAACACCCTATGCTGTTTGGACTGGATCATTTAATTTAACAAAGAACGCGACAATGTCACTTGAAAATGCCTTGTATATAACTGAACCAGCAATAGTAGAAGCCTATTTTAAGGAATACGGTCAAATAGCTGCTATGTCAGAAGAACTAGATTGGCGTTCTGATTGGGTTGCTCCAGAATGGAGGATTGGCACGTAA
- a CDS encoding nuclease-related domain-containing protein produces the protein MDFWALFSGAFAQVWYIFPLVAVALIFKSRWFKGVFGEFLVNRQLSGLAQASDGDYTLVKDVTLPTEDGTTQIDHVLVSRFGVFVVETKNMKGWIYGSVNQRQWTQKIYRHSSKFQNPLHQNYKHVKTLESLLGIGIEKLHSVIVFIGDSTFKTEMPDNVTYASGCVRHIKTFEQVVFSDEEYHSLIARIEEIKLKRGLVTDIKHRHHVKALVACKSQNKQCVRCGSEMVMRESKRGDNKGKRFWGCSSYPKCRAIEELS, from the coding sequence GTGGATTTTTGGGCGCTTTTTTCAGGCGCATTTGCGCAGGTCTGGTACATCTTTCCGCTTGTCGCCGTTGCGCTGATCTTTAAGAGTCGCTGGTTTAAAGGAGTCTTCGGCGAGTTTTTGGTCAACAGACAATTATCCGGATTGGCTCAAGCATCTGACGGTGACTATACGCTGGTAAAGGATGTGACCCTGCCGACCGAGGATGGCACCACCCAGATTGACCATGTTCTGGTCTCCAGGTTTGGGGTGTTTGTGGTGGAAACCAAGAACATGAAGGGCTGGATTTATGGTTCTGTAAACCAGCGGCAATGGACACAGAAAATCTATCGCCATTCCTCCAAATTTCAGAATCCGCTGCATCAAAACTATAAACATGTGAAAACGCTGGAGTCACTGTTAGGCATCGGCATTGAGAAACTGCATTCTGTGATTGTGTTCATTGGTGACAGCACCTTTAAGACCGAGATGCCGGATAACGTGACCTATGCCAGTGGCTGCGTGCGTCACATCAAAACCTTCGAGCAGGTCGTATTTTCTGATGAGGAGTATCACAGCCTCATTGCGCGGATTGAAGAGATTAAGTTAAAGCGTGGCCTTGTCACTGATATCAAGCACAGACACCATGTGAAAGCGCTGGTAGCCTGCAAAAGCCAGAACAAGCAGTGTGTTCGCTGTGGCTCAGAAATGGTGATGCGGGAGTCAAAGCGTGGCGACAACAAAGGCAAGCGATTTTGGGGATGCTCTTCGTACCCTAAATGCAGGGCTATTGAAGAACTGAGTTGA